Proteins encoded together in one Synechococcus sp. A15-62 window:
- a CDS encoding DUF1611 domain-containing protein: protein MSGIQAPPGFRDMRLVLLQHGGLASLTGKTGLAMLRHRAGPIVAVIDPDHAGQSLQRVTGIERDVPVVADLAAALPYEPEVAVVGLAPSGGRLPDPVRHDALAALRAGLHLASGLHTRLADNPELAEACWPDRWIWDLRREPEGLNVGQARAAALPCRRFLAVGTDMAVGKMSACLSLLEAAQRSGIPARFVGTGQAGILISGEGVALDAVRIDYAAGAVEAAVLRAADALPKQGLVLVEGQGSLCHPASTATLPLLRGTQPTALLLVHRAAQQTIDRLPQIPLPSLEALVATTETLASWARPDGAGEPAKVAAVALNTARLDEAQAREEVERIRLTLGLPCTDPIRWGAEPLLDALLNC, encoded by the coding sequence ATGAGCGGGATTCAGGCGCCGCCGGGATTTCGGGACATGCGGTTGGTGCTGCTCCAACATGGCGGATTGGCCAGCCTCACCGGCAAGACCGGTCTGGCCATGCTCCGCCACCGTGCCGGACCGATCGTCGCTGTGATCGATCCCGACCATGCGGGTCAGTCTCTGCAACGCGTCACCGGTATCGAGCGGGACGTGCCGGTGGTGGCGGATTTGGCTGCGGCGCTGCCCTACGAGCCTGAGGTTGCTGTGGTCGGCCTGGCTCCCTCGGGGGGGCGGCTACCTGATCCTGTCCGCCACGACGCCTTGGCGGCGTTGCGCGCCGGCCTTCACCTCGCCAGCGGACTCCACACCCGGCTGGCCGATAATCCTGAGCTGGCAGAAGCCTGCTGGCCTGACCGTTGGATCTGGGATCTTCGCCGGGAGCCGGAAGGTCTCAACGTTGGCCAGGCACGCGCCGCAGCACTCCCTTGTCGGCGGTTTCTGGCGGTTGGCACCGATATGGCTGTCGGCAAGATGAGCGCATGCCTGTCTTTGTTGGAGGCGGCCCAACGCTCCGGGATTCCCGCGCGCTTTGTGGGGACAGGTCAGGCGGGAATCCTGATCAGCGGGGAAGGGGTCGCCCTGGATGCTGTGCGCATTGATTACGCCGCCGGTGCGGTGGAGGCGGCGGTGCTTCGGGCCGCGGATGCTCTACCGAAGCAGGGCCTTGTGCTGGTGGAGGGGCAGGGGTCGCTCTGCCATCCGGCCTCAACAGCCACCCTGCCCCTGTTGCGCGGCACCCAGCCGACGGCTCTGTTGCTCGTGCATCGGGCAGCACAGCAGACCATCGACCGGCTTCCTCAGATTCCTCTCCCCAGCCTGGAGGCTTTGGTGGCCACCACCGAAACCCTGGCAAGTTGGGCTCGGCCTGATGGGGCCGGTGAGCCAGCCAAGGTGGCCGCTGTCGCCCTCAACACAGCACGCCTTGATGAGGCTCAGGCTCGAGAGGAGGTGGAGCGCATTCGCCTAACCCTGGGTCTGCCCTGCACGGATCCAATCCGCTGGGGTGCAGAACCTCTCCTGGACGCTTTGTTGAATTGTTAG
- a CDS encoding mandelate racemase/muconate lactonizing enzyme family protein: MGWALTRFSLTKAVPLTISRGTTAAVVRLQLRLEGDGLVGCGETGGFETGHRAFALEAVEQELLALLPQLEALDHHRPQRFEPLLASLSPPARCAIDLALWDWHGQRLGHPLWRLWGLDPAEGVATSVTLGLASVDAVLDRLQRWWTQLPATRVKLKLGSPDGLDHDLSLLEAVAQAITDRSQRQGVAIELQVDANGGWTVDQARQMLEPLAAHRVVLLEQPLAPDLDPTQDTAGFAALHPQCPMALVADESCWDLDDLLRLAPVVDGVNLKLLKTGGLSQALLMAQVAQTKGLNLMVGCYSDSSLLNGAAAQMLPLIRWPDLDSHLNLVDDPFVGLELQNDRLRPSAMAGLGIRPAGGTEA; encoded by the coding sequence ATGGGCTGGGCCCTCACACGGTTTTCGCTCACCAAGGCCGTGCCCCTCACGATCAGCCGGGGCACCACCGCTGCCGTGGTGCGGTTGCAGCTCAGGTTGGAAGGTGATGGGCTGGTGGGTTGCGGCGAGACCGGTGGATTTGAGACCGGCCACCGTGCCTTTGCCCTTGAGGCTGTGGAGCAGGAGCTGCTGGCGCTGTTGCCGCAACTGGAAGCTCTGGATCACCACCGTCCGCAACGGTTCGAGCCCCTGCTTGCATCCCTGAGTCCCCCGGCCCGTTGTGCCATTGACCTGGCCTTGTGGGACTGGCATGGCCAACGGCTCGGCCATCCGCTGTGGCGGCTCTGGGGATTGGACCCAGCCGAGGGTGTGGCCACCAGCGTCACCCTGGGACTTGCTTCTGTAGATGCCGTGTTGGATCGTCTCCAACGCTGGTGGACGCAGCTGCCGGCGACGCGGGTGAAGCTCAAGCTGGGCAGCCCTGATGGATTGGACCACGACCTCAGCCTGTTAGAGGCGGTGGCCCAAGCCATCACGGATCGATCCCAGCGGCAGGGTGTGGCCATCGAACTGCAGGTGGATGCCAACGGCGGATGGACCGTGGATCAGGCCAGGCAAATGCTGGAGCCCTTGGCCGCACACCGGGTGGTGCTGCTGGAGCAACCCCTGGCTCCCGATCTGGATCCCACGCAGGACACAGCGGGATTCGCGGCGCTTCACCCGCAATGTCCGATGGCCCTGGTGGCGGATGAAAGTTGTTGGGATCTGGACGATCTGCTGCGCCTGGCTCCCGTGGTGGATGGTGTGAATCTCAAGCTGCTGAAGACCGGCGGGCTCAGTCAGGCCCTGCTGATGGCCCAGGTGGCGCAGACGAAGGGGCTGAACCTGATGGTGGGGTGTTATTCCGACAGCTCGTTGTTGAACGGCGCAGCGGCCCAGATGTTGCCTCTGATTCGTTGGCCGGATCTCGACAGCCACCTCAACTTGGTGGATGACCCCTTTGTGGGCCTTGAGTTGCAGAACGATCGTTTGCGACCTTCGGCGATGGCTGGATTGGGGATCCGTCCTGCAGGAGGCACAGAAGCGTGA
- a CDS encoding DUF4359 domain-containing protein, with product MLAGGIAAAGVLSLVVSNPSLEDYQAHAGDQLVRLGTKELCDEPTLPMVLRLWIRNCPELIASQRDALGALAGQFTTRRNLFVASLYSTRMERKEMLPGLRLPGFEVLSLGVAGRFVVLRTDASNGAER from the coding sequence ATGTTGGCGGGGGGGATTGCGGCGGCCGGGGTGCTGTCGCTGGTGGTATCCAACCCATCGTTGGAGGACTATCAGGCCCATGCCGGAGACCAGCTGGTCCGGTTGGGCACCAAGGAACTGTGCGACGAACCAACCCTGCCGATGGTCCTGCGTCTCTGGATTCGCAATTGCCCTGAACTGATTGCCTCCCAGCGGGATGCACTGGGGGCATTGGCAGGCCAGTTCACCACCCGCCGCAACCTGTTTGTGGCCAGTCTTTATTCCACGCGGATGGAACGGAAGGAGATGTTGCCGGGTCTGCGCCTGCCTGGTTTTGAAGTGCTCAGCCTTGGTGTGGCCGGTCGTTTCGTCGTCCTCCGCACCGATGCCAGCAATGGTGCTGAGCGGTGA
- a CDS encoding amidohydrolase family protein: MDTPSLETQPGSGSLEAWAPLGLLDFAPSAPLPDGEKQGLTPVRLAWHQGRLREPMPLAAEHVSPSRMVLPRLVDCHVHLDKAYTWQEHPNLSGSYGGALEANLREHSSRTVACVLQRGERAMERAFANGLRAMRSHVDSGGPGAEPSWEALLTLQQRWRTRIDLQLVALVPLEFWCSAEADALARRVAASGGCLGGVLTPPCGSALVTEQLEALLRLADRHNCGVDLHIDEADHGPAEGMVQLLKALQRVPVQVPVTCSHASSLSLLPASRLMRLAERMAAAQLSVIALPLTNAWLLARADHATPLQRPQAPIRQLQRCGVPVAVAGDNVADPWFPGGDFDPLALLAASMPLTQLLPWQRLGLAPFTTAPPAILQLEWDGVLRAGAPADLICMEGQGWSDLIRSAPQRQVLVDGHWQSSPGARP, encoded by the coding sequence ATGGACACCCCGTCGCTTGAGACCCAGCCGGGGAGTGGTTCCCTTGAGGCCTGGGCACCCCTGGGACTGCTGGATTTCGCCCCTTCAGCGCCCCTGCCTGATGGCGAGAAGCAAGGGCTGACGCCTGTGCGGCTTGCCTGGCATCAAGGGCGCTTGAGGGAGCCCATGCCCCTGGCCGCCGAACACGTGTCTCCTTCTCGGATGGTGCTGCCGCGCTTGGTCGACTGCCATGTCCATTTGGACAAGGCCTACACCTGGCAGGAGCATCCAAACCTCAGCGGCAGCTATGGCGGTGCCCTGGAGGCCAACCTGCGGGAGCACAGCAGCCGAACCGTGGCCTGTGTGCTTCAACGCGGAGAGCGCGCGATGGAGAGGGCATTCGCCAATGGTCTGCGGGCCATGCGTAGCCATGTGGACAGTGGAGGCCCCGGTGCTGAGCCCAGTTGGGAGGCCTTGCTCACCCTGCAGCAGCGCTGGCGCACCCGCATTGATCTCCAGCTGGTGGCGCTGGTGCCCTTGGAATTCTGGTGTTCAGCTGAAGCGGATGCTCTGGCGCGTCGTGTGGCCGCCAGTGGCGGCTGTCTTGGTGGTGTGCTGACCCCTCCTTGTGGATCGGCTCTGGTCACCGAGCAGTTGGAGGCGTTGTTGCGCCTGGCAGATCGCCACAACTGCGGTGTCGATCTGCACATCGATGAGGCGGATCACGGCCCGGCGGAGGGAATGGTTCAGCTGCTGAAGGCTCTGCAGCGCGTGCCGGTGCAGGTTCCCGTTACTTGCAGCCATGCCAGCAGTCTTTCCCTGCTGCCGGCGTCACGCCTGATGCGATTGGCAGAGCGCATGGCAGCAGCGCAGCTCAGTGTGATTGCGCTTCCCCTCACCAATGCCTGGTTGCTGGCGCGGGCGGATCACGCCACACCACTTCAGCGTCCGCAGGCTCCGATCCGTCAGTTGCAACGTTGTGGTGTTCCGGTGGCGGTGGCGGGTGACAACGTGGCCGACCCCTGGTTCCCGGGAGGTGACTTCGATCCCTTGGCCCTGCTGGCCGCATCGATGCCTTTGACCCAGTTGCTCCCCTGGCAGCGCCTGGGCTTGGCCCCCTTCACCACGGCACCGCCCGCCATTCTTCAGTTGGAGTGGGATGGAGTGCTGCGGGCTGGTGCTCCAGCCGATCTGATCTGCATGGAGGGCCAGGGATGGTCGGACCTGATCCGCTCTGCTCCCCAGCGTCAGGTTCTTGTGGACGGCCACTGGCAGTCGTCACCGGGCGCTAGACCCTGA